In Archangium violaceum, the following are encoded in one genomic region:
- a CDS encoding VOC family protein codes for MATKKTSKAAERIRTVAKKVAKKVASKAPVKRRAKVQPIPKGYHVITPSLVVRGAAQAIEFYKKAFGAKDLSRMNGPDGKVLHAEIKIGDSIVMLGDEFPNMGAKSPESVGGTSSSLMIYTRDVDALFNQAVAAGAKVSMPVSDMFWGDRYGTVIDPFGHQWQLATHKEDITPKEMARRAAAAMSGPPQNG; via the coding sequence ATGGCGACGAAGAAGACCAGCAAGGCAGCGGAGCGGATTCGGACGGTGGCCAAGAAGGTGGCGAAGAAGGTGGCCAGCAAGGCGCCGGTGAAGCGCCGCGCGAAGGTGCAGCCGATTCCCAAGGGCTACCATGTGATCACGCCGAGCCTCGTGGTGCGCGGCGCGGCGCAGGCGATCGAGTTCTACAAGAAGGCGTTCGGCGCGAAGGATCTGAGCCGGATGAATGGACCGGACGGCAAGGTCCTGCACGCGGAGATCAAGATCGGCGATTCCATCGTGATGCTCGGAGACGAGTTCCCCAACATGGGGGCCAAGTCGCCCGAGTCCGTGGGCGGCACCTCGTCGAGCCTGATGATCTACACGCGGGACGTGGATGCGCTGTTCAACCAGGCGGTGGCCGCGGGTGCGAAGGTCTCGATGCCCGTCTCCGACATGTTCTGGGGCGACCGTTACGGGACCGTCATCGATCCCTTCGGCCATCAGTGGCAGCTCGCGACCCACAAGGAGGACATCACTCCGAAGGAGATGGCGCGCCGCGCCGCGGCCGCGATGAGCGGACCGCCGCAGAACGGGTAG